Below is a genomic region from Candidatus Micrarchaeum acidiphilum ARMAN-2.
TCAAGAAAAATGCACCCAGGGTCGGGGTTACATCATTATACGAATATGCGGTAAATGGAACGTATTTGTGTATTTCTGACAATATGTAACTTTCATAGTTAGCTGCGGCTGACTTGGAAATCGCCTGGGCTGTGGAAAACATCGAAGTAATGTTGCTGGAATTGTAAGCCGGTGTGCTGTTGAGTAGCGGCCTTAGGTTTGCTACTTCTGCTGCAAGCTCTGTTTGCATCGCAGCAACATCCCTGCTCATGTTGGCCTGCTCAGAATTTATTGCTGTCACGAGGCTCGAGTTGCCCGGCTGAGCCTTGAGCTGGCTCTGCGCGATGGCCAGCCCGGCGGTTGCGTTCGAGTAGTTCGAATTTATCGAATATATTGCCAAAAGGTTCTGCGATGCGTCCGATATGCTCTTGTTGGCCGGCATCGTTATAGAGAGGTGGTAGACGCCGTTAAGGTACGAACTCACTATGCTAGTATGCGGGACAACTGTATCAAGGTCTGCAGTCAGGGTGCTCACGCTTATATTGGACGTGGTGCTTATCTGTACGCCAACCCCTCCAGCTAGGGACGAATCAAGCTGTATCTTAGGTATGAAAAAAAGGCTTACCAAAAGCAGGGCTATCGGCAGCAGTACAAAGAGCTTGTAATTCTTATACTCGTACAAATTTTGAACCATAGCGACCTTCCAATCAAATTGCATCTAACGTTATTCTAAATGTGCATGCCATAATAAAAAGGAAATGGCATCCGCGCAAAAGAAACCGTAAACAATAAAAAACAAAAAATAAAGAATTACGCGTATCTCTTCATCAGCTTCAGGTGCAGTGCACTGCTGAATCCGTATACCAGCAGAAACAGCGCCAGGGATATTATGCTAAGGCCGAAAAACGCCCCGAAATTAACCGAAGACGCCTGTGAAAATGAATACAGCATGGATCCCACAAGCAGCAAATACACTGCCCAGTATATGGATCTGAAGATTGTCCATCCCGAATGCCTTTCGTTGTAATGCAGTCTCCTAGCGTACTCTAGGCTCGGATCTATAACAACTGTCATTTTTTTCTCAGCCATGAAATCACTTGCTAACTACTATTGACATGAAAAGTATTTAAAAATTTATGCTTTTGCGTCTGCGCCTGCATCATCTGTACTGTTAATGTCGGTCACGGCCATTGCGGCATAGGTCTTCTCAAGTGCGACTTTCATGCCTGCGGAGTCGAACGCGCGCCTTATAAAAAACGGGTCCGTCTTGATGGCTGGGTTTTTCGCCTTTATCGAGCACACATCCCTATAAGGTTTTATCGAGATATCATATGTGCCTATGCGCCTTGCCATTTCGATTATCTCGTTTTTATCAAATCCTATGAGCGGTCTGAATATCAGGTGCCTCACCCCGCTCTGCGCCGAGCCGAGGTTGCTTACTGTTTGAGAGGCCACTTGACCCAGGCTTTCGCCAGTAACTATGGCATCGATATTCATCTCATCCGCCATCTTCTCTGAAAGCAGGTAAATAAACCTCTTGAATAGCACAAGTTCATATCTCGGGGCTGAACCCATTGCAGCCATCTGGAATATATGAAACGGGGCATAGTATACCCTTGTTTTCCCAGAGTACTTAGCAAGCTGCCCTACCAGCTCGTGCATCTTCGAAGCCATGGCTGTATGCGGGTCGTCGTAGCCATGGATGTGCAGGTAAACAACATCAAAGCCGCGCCTCATGGCGTAAAATGCTGCAACCGGCGAATCTATCCCACCGGAAAGCAGCACTACTGCCCGGCCCGAAGTCCCAACCGGAAGCCCGCCAAGGCCCGCCACCTTGTGCCTGTGAAGTATTGCGCTCGAGCTTGTTATGCTTATGAAAAGGACGTCTTCGCTGTTTTTGTCTAATTCAAAACCGAGGTCTCCGCCATGCCTTAGGAATTCGCCTACGACTTCATTTGAACTGTACTTTAGGAGCTTGTAGCTCCTGTGGCATTCAAGCCTTATCCTGTCACCGCGCCCAAGTATGCGCTTAGCGCCTTCTATTATCTCGGGTATGTCGTTTCCAACAACAAGCGCAGGGGCGAACCACGATATGCCAAACACGTAGCGCAGCCTTTCGATTATCGGTCCGACTTCATCTTCCCTGTTCACGTGTATTATAATCCTGTCCCTCCAAAGGTCCAAGTCCTTATATCCGAGACCAGCAAGCCTGTCTCTGATGTTTCTGCACAGAGTGTCGACAAAGAAGTTTTTATTGCGCCCCTTGAGCCAAAGCTCGCCAAAGTATACTGCAACTGAGTTGTAGCCTTTTCCTATTTCCATATAAACCTACTGCTATGAATTTAAAATTTCGCTCACAAATAAAGAAAATACTAAATGATATAACAACGTTTAACTGCAATCGGAAATATTTAAATTTAGCACGTTAAATTAATAAAAACGACCAACAAAATCGTACGGGCAGGTTCAAATGAACATTTCAAAAAAACTGAAATATTTCATAGAAAACTCAAAGCACATAATCAACATTAGCTACAAGCCGGCGTCAGCAGAATTCACTAGAAGTGCAAAGGTAATAATAATCGGCATAATAATAATAGGCGTTATAGGGCTGATACTCGGAATAGTGACCTCGCTTATAATCTCAGGCTCGCTTTCGCTTATATAAGACGGAAGAATCGCAATCATGGAAGTTTCAATAGACTTTACGAAGTCTGCACAGGAAAACGCGAATTCGTACTACCAGAACGCCAAAAAGTACCATAAGAAATCTGAGGGCGCAGCCAAGGCAATGACGCAGATGGAGGAGAAGCTGAATTCGATAGAAAGCGAGCATGTGCAGCAGGCCGCAAAAACAAAAACCCTGCACCTGCAGAAAAAGGAATGGTACGAAAAGTTCCACTGGTTTTTTACTTCGCACGGATCGCTTGCGATAGGCGGAAGGGATGCCCAGCAGAACGAACTCTTAAATTCCAAGCACTTCGATGAGAACGACCTGTTCTTCCATGCCGACATATTTGGGGCATCTGTAGTCATACTCAAGGGCGGCGCAGGAGCCGACAAAGAGGAAAAAGCCGAAGTCGCCGCATTCGCAGCTTCATACTCGAGCGCATGGAAGAAGATGCTGGTAAGCGTGGACGTATATGCCATGCGCAGGGATCAGATAAGCAAGTCAACAAACAAGGGCTCACTGGGCCAGGGCAGCTTTTTGATGAAAGGCGAAAGGGAGTGGTACCGCAACACGCCGCTGGGCATAGCGATGTATGTAATGGACGGCAAGCTCCATACGGTTCCGTTGAAGACCGCCGAAAGGCAAAAGCCGAGCGGCGCAAAGCTCGTTATGATCAGGCTGGGCAGTATGATTAAGTCGGATGCGGCAAAGTCCATATCAAAGATGCTGGGATACGAAAACACGGACGACATAATACAGCAAATGCCCGCAGGCACGTTTGAAATATCCATGGCATAACCGCTTCTGCCTCCTCCTACTGCTGCGCGTGCCAAAACTAGCATATAAATATTTTTATGGTAATATCCTATCCGAATAAAGGCAAACGTGTTTGCTGTTTATTTATATGGGGTGATTTTTTGCCTGATAACGAAAAAATTGTAGGGATAGTGAAGCAAATAAATTTTCAGATGGATTCGCTGATCAGCGACACCTCGGTGCCCAAAAACGTAAGGAGTGCTGTGACTGAGGCAAAGGCAAAACTTAACGAGGATGGCGATTATACCGTAAGAATATCTTCGGCCATATACAACCTCGATTCGGTAAGCAACGACATAAACCTGCCGCCTCAGGCAAGAACCGTAATATGGAACATACTAAGCATGCTTGAATCTATAAAAGAATAATTGGTATGCTGGGCAAGAATGAAAACCTGAAATATTTAACATCAAGGCTAGCAGAGCATAAAATATTCGTATCTGGCGACCTGGACGAAAAACTGCTGTCAGGAATAAACGTAGACGCACTTGTCTCCCGCATACTAGAGCTATACGGTGAAGCGCCTGGCGGCATAAAGATTATAAAAAACGAGGACATATCCTCTGCCGTGTCTGAACTTTCTTCTGAAAAGGCTCCAGAGACCGTCGAAATAGTGAGGTCTGCGGAATTCAAACCGCATGCCGCCGAGATAAGTTCAGAATATTCTGTAGATACTAAAGAAATCCAGCAGACCAACGGAACGGTCAACGATTTCATAAACCACTTCAAGAACAGGTTTTCCCGCATACGCGAAATAATAGCCGCGCACGTCTCTGCCAATGGGAACCCGCTTGCAAGCCTGTCGCTACTAAACAGCTTTGCAAACGGCCGAGAAGTTTATATCGTTGGAATGGTAAGCAGGAAAATAGTTACAAAGAACGGCAATATCCTGGCAGAGATAGAAGACCAGGAATCAAACGCCAAGATAATGTTCATGAAGGGTACCTCGAACACTTCGAAAGCTCTGTTCGAAAAGGCCGGCAACATAGTAAACGATGAAGTGCTCGCAGTAAAGGGAAAGATATCTGGTCCGTTCGTCATAGCAAACGAGATAGTATGGCCTGACGTGCCCATACTCTCGCAGAAAAAAGTCGACGAGGATTTCGCCATAGCGTTCCTGTCCGACATCCACGTCGGCAGCAAGCTCTTCATGGAGAAGAACTTTTCTGCAATGATCAACTGGCTCAACGGGAATCCGGCAGGCAGAAACTTGGACCTAGCCGGAAAGATAAAATACCTTGTGCTGGCAGGAGACGTTGCAGATGGGATAGGGGTATATCCGGATCAGGACCGTGACCTGGCCATTCCAGACATGTATGCCCAGTACCGCCTGCTTTTTAATTTTCTGGAGCAGGTCCCTGACTATATAGAAATATTCGTGCTGCCCGGCAACCATGATTCTGTGCAGCGCGCAGAGCCGCAGCCCAGCCTTCCAAAGGAAATAATCGGAGATTTCAAAAAGGACAACATACACTTCCTTTCAAATCCTGCCTACATCACGCTGCACGGGCTTAAGATCCTTGCATACCATGGAACCTCATTGGATTCAATAATAAGCAACGTCCCGAATAACAGCTACTCGCGCCCCGAAAAGGCAATGGTCGAACTTTTAAAAAGAAGGCACCTGTCCCCAATACATGGTGGAAACGTTACGGTCCCGAGCCCGGCCGACGGGATGGTTATAGACGCTGTGCCTGACATACTGCATATGGGGCACATACACAAAAACGGGCTTACTGCCTATCACGGAGTGCAGGTAATAAACAGCGGTACCTGGCAGGACAGGACCGATTTTCAGGTTCGGCAGGGCCACATACCAACGCCCTGCATAATGCCTGTCTTCGAAGCTCAAAAATACAAGATAAGCTCTGTCGATTTCAGCGGGTGACGATGCAATGGATTCAGATGAATACTTCAACGAAATCAATGCAAGCTTCAACAAGGCGTACGAAGTCGCGGTAAAGGCAAGGTCGATTGGCTATGATCCAAAGACGACGGTAGAGATAAGGCCAGCGCCGGACCTTGCATCAAGGGTTGAGGGAATAATAGGCATTGAGGGGCTAGCGGATATAATAAAGGCGCACGCTGACGGCAAGTCAAGGCAGGAGCTGGCGTTTGACATAGTCCGCGTCATATGCACAGACGGCAAATTCGAAATGGAGATTTCCTCCAGGCTTACCCTTGCGGTAAGAATAGGTCTTGCCATACTCACCGAGGGCATACTAGTCGCCCCGACGGAGGGGGTTCAAGGCGTAGAGCTCCACAAGAATCCGGATGGGACATCATACATATCGGTGATGTACGCCGGGCCGATAAGAGGTGCAGGAGGAACAAGTGCAGCACTCTCAGTGGCGCTGGCGGATTTTGCCAGAAAGCTTCTTGGAATAGGGAGCTACAAGGCCCAGAAGACCGAAGTAGAAAGGTGCATCGAGGAGATTCAGATATATAATTCCAGGGCTGCCAGGCTGCAGTACCTCCCCGGAGACGAAGATATACGCACCATACTGAGCAATTGCCCGGTCTGCATAGATGGAATGCCTACAGAGCAACTCGAAGTGGCAATACATCGCAATGTAGCACGGCTTGACGCGGCCGGCAAGCAGCAGATGATTACGAACAGGGTACGCGGAGGAATTTGCCTAGTGTCATGCGAGGGCATAGCACAGAAGGCAAAGTCGGTTCTAAAATACACCAAAATGGCAGGCCTGGATTGGTCATGGCTCAACAAAATAATAAAGGTGGAAAAGGGCACCTCAAAGCCGGGCGAGGACAAAAAGAAAACTGCTGTTTTCCTTCAAGAGCTCGTTGCAGGCAGGCCCGTGTTCGCCTATCCCAACCACCATGGTTCGTTCAGGCTCAGGTACGGCCGCTCAAGGCTTACTGGCATAGCGGCAAAGGGCTTCAGCCCTGCTACTATGGCAATTCTTGACGATTTTATAGCAGTTGGAACTCAACTCAAGGTTGAGAAGCCCGGCAAGGGCTGCATAGCCATGCCCGTAGACTCGATAGAGGGGCCTTTCGTGAAGCTGGACTCCGGCCAGGCCCTGAGGATAAACACCTATGAAGACGCTTTGCGGCTGCGCAGCAGCGTAAAAAAGATACTCTCCGTGGGCGACATACTGGTCACATACGGCGACTTCAAAAAGACAAACACCCCTCTAGAGCCGAGCAGCTACGTCGAAGAATTCTGGTACGAGGAACTCAAGGCAGCAGGGTTTAACGGCCCCATGCCGTCTCCTGCCAGCTTCAAGGAAGCGCTTGGCTATTCTAAGGATTACGGAGTGCCGATGCATCCGAAGTACATATACGAGTATGCGGAGATCCAGCCGCCTGGTCTTCGTGCACTGGCGGAATCCATGGCAGAGGCAGATGTGGAGAAATCAGAAGATTCGATATTCGGCCTGAAAAGCATTACTCTGTCTGGAAATCGCATCGAAGAGGTGCGCGAAGCGCTGGAAACCCTATGCGTGCCGCACATGGACTACGGAGACCGGATAAAAATAGATGCAGACGACGCGCAGAGTCTCGCATTCACGCTGGGCTTTACTGAAAACGGGAAGCTGCATCTGAGCAATGACGTGCTCGGGAAATACGCAGAAGCCCAAGACTCGCTGCAGATGCTATCTGCAATATCGCCAGTGAAGATAATGCGCAGGTCTACGCGAATAGGCGGCAGAATGGGCAGGCCTGAGAAGGCCAAAAGCAGGCTCATGAAGCCGGCTCCGAACGTGCTTTTCCCGGTAGGCGAGCTCGGCGGCAAGGAGAGGAGCGTTTCGAAGGCCTATTCCATAGAGTCAAAAAAGTTCGATTCGAAAGGAATATACGCCGAAGTTGCAAGGTTCAAGTGCGACAAAGGCGGAGAATACATTAACTCGTTCTATTGCAGAAAACACAAATCAAGGGCCACCATAGAGCGCAAATGCTCGGTCTGCGGGCACCTGACGAACGACAAAAAGTGCGAAAAATGCGGTTCCAAGACAAACTCGAGCGAAAGCAAGGTGCTGGACCTGATCGAAATAGTCAATGCCGCGCTTTCAAACCTCGGAATTCAGGCCATGCCTAAGAATGTAAAGGGCGTCAAGAGCCTCATGAACGGAGACATGGTGCCGGAGCCGATAGAAAAAGGTATCCTGAGGAGCCTGCACGACATACACATATTCAAGGACGGCACGATAAGGTTTGACGCAACAGACGCCCCGATCACGCATTTCTATCCAAACGAGATAGCTACCCCCGCCGAGAGGTTGAAGGAGCTGGGCTACAAAAAGGATTACATGGGCAACGAGCTAAAAGATGACAACCAGCTTGTAGAACTCATGCACCAAGATGTCATACTTAACATAAACTGCGCGGAATACTTCCTCAAAGTCTCAAACTTCATAGACGACCTCCTGGTAAAATACTACGGCATGCAGCCGTTTTACAATGCGAGCAAGATACAAGACCTCATAGGCCACTACGTAATAACGTTGTCTCCGCACACTTCGGCCGGCGTGCTATGCAGGATAATAGGGTTTACCAAGTCAAACGTCGGCTTCGCGCATCCGTATGTCATATCGGCCAGAAGAAGAAACTGCGACGGCGATGAGGACACCACTATGATGCTGCTCGACGGGCTTATAAACTTTTCGAGAAGCTATCTGCCTACTACCATAGGCGGCACCATGGATGCCCCCCTTATCCTTACAATAAACGTCATGCCCGAAGAAGTCGACGACGAAGTGCATGCGATGGAGGTATCAGAATCATACGGCCTCGACTTCTACAAAAGCACGCTTTCGTATGCCAATCCGTCCGAAGTCGAAGTCGAGATAGTCGCGAACAGGCTCGGCAAAAAAAGCATATTCTCAAACCTGAAGTTCACTACGCCCAGCAGCGACAAGTCGATAAACTACGCGCCGATACAAAGCTCCTACACAAAGCTTAAGACTATGCAAGACAAGATAAACAAGCAGTTCGAGCTCATGGACATTCTCTACTCTATAGACCGGAGCGACACCGCAAGAAGGCTTATACTCAGCCACTTCATACCGGATCTGATGGGCAACCTGCATTCGTTCTCAAAGCAGACGTTCAGGTGCGGCAACTGTAATGCAAAGTACCGCAGGGTGCCTCTCGTAGGAAAATGCACCAAGTGCGGGGGCAAGCTCCTTCTTACCATATCAAAGGGCGGCATAGAGAAGTACCTGGAAACCGCAACAGACCTCGCCAACAGGTACAACCTGGAGAACTACATAAAGCAGCGAATACTGCTTCTGAGAGACGAAATAAACGCGGTATTCGGCATCACGGGCCCGCAGGAGCAGACAAAGCAGTTCAACCTTACGAAATTCATGTGATCATTTCTTTTTTGCTAGGAACCTTCTGACCTTTTCAAGCGGCATAGTGTTTATAACATTTGCCTTGGTGAGCCATCCCCTTCTTGCGGTTCCAATGCCGTATCTAAGAAAGCCGAAATGGGATACGTTGTGCCCATCGCTGTCAACAGAAAACATGATGTTGTAGCCACGCAGCGAGAGTATGTTGGTGTCATTGAGGTCCAGCCTGCTGGGATACGAATTTATCTCGAGGGCCACCATGCCGCGCTCAGCAGACTCCGCGACCTTTTCCAGGTCTATCTTGTACGGCTCTCTCTGGTTTATCACGCGCCCTGTCGGATGTGCAAGTATGCTGACCAGTCCGGTGTCCAAGGCTTTTCTTACCCTTGCCGTCATTTCATCATATGACATGTTGAAGTTTGAGTGCACTGCGGCTACGACGCAGTCCATCTTTTCAAGCATCGCCCTGCTCAGGTCAAGACTGCCATCCTTGAGTATGTCTACTTCAGCGCCCTTGAGTATCGTTGGTCTGCCTCCGAGCTTTTCGTTCAGGCTGTCAATCTTCTTGAAGAACTCCTCGAACCGCTTCTCATCCATTCCCTTGGCCACCCTAAGGCTCTTGGTATGGTTGGTAGTTGCGAAATATGCCAAACCCGCAGCACCGGCCGCGGCTGCCATTTCCTCAAGCGTATTCATGCCGTCAGTTTCCTTCGTGTGGGTGTGCATGTCGCCCATAAGGTCCTTCAGCTGTATCAGGTCCGGTATATTGTGCTCCTGCGCAAGCTTTATCTCGCCTCTGTCCTCCCTCATTTCTGGCGGGATCCATTGCATCCCAAGCTTTGCATATATGGTCTCCTCGTTTAAGCTTGATATCAACCGCCCAGATTTTTCGAAAAGCCCGTACTCGTTCAATTTGTAGCCCTTCTTAACTGCGATAGTCCTTACACCTATATTATGGTTCTTGCTCCCGGTAAAGTACTGGATCGCCGCGCCGAAGCTGTCGGGCTCTATCACCCTGAGGTCGCAGCTGGTGCCTATCTTAAGCCATACGGTCGTCTTGGTGGGCCCTTTGCTTATTATGCTCTTGAC
It encodes:
- a CDS encoding SecD/SecF/SecDF export membrane protein (overlaps another CDS with the same product name), with product MVQNLYEYKNYKLFVLLPIALLLVSLFFIPKIQLDSSLAGGVGVQISTTSNISVSTLTADLDTVVPHTSIVSSYLNGVYHLSITMPANKSISDASQNLLAIYSINSNYSNATAGLAIAQSQLKAQPGNSSLVTAINSEQANMSRDVAAMQTELAAEVANLRPLLNSTPAYNSSNITSMFSTAQAISKSAAANYESYILSEIHKYVPFTAYSYNDVTPTLGAFFLSQVRTIIIVAFILVAISVFFIFRTPIPSLAVIFGAANDIIVALGAMGAFGIPLGVASVGGLLMLIGYSIDTDMLSSIRVIKRSEGTASTRAMETMKTGVTMTGAAIVSFLTLFIVSYLFFIPTYIEISGVVLFGLIADIFTTWFGNTVMVVWYKKKREARWQS
- a CDS encoding thiamine biosynthesis protein, whose protein sequence is MEIGKGYNSVAVYFGELWLKGRNKNFFVDTLCRNIRDRLAGLGYKDLDLWRDRIIIHVNREDEVGPIIERLRYVFGISWFAPALVVGNDIPEIIEGAKRILGRGDRIRLECHRSYKLLKYSSNEVVGEFLRHGGDLGFELDKNSEDVLFISITSSSAILHRHKVAGLGGLPVGTSGRAVVLLSGGIDSPVAAFYAMRRGFDVVYLHIHGYDDPHTAMASKMHELVGQLAKYSGKTRVYYAPFHIFQMAAMGSAPRYELVLFKRFIYLLSEKMADEMNIDAIVTGESLGQVASQTVSNLGSAQSGVRHLIFRPLIGFDKNEIIEMARRIGTYDISIKPYRDVCSIKAKNPAIKTDPFFIRRAFDSAGMKVALEKTYAAMAVTDINSTDDAGADAKA
- a CDS encoding DNA-directed DNA polymerase → MLGKNENLKYLTSRLAEHKIFVSGDLDEKLLSGINVDALVSRILELYGEAPGGIKIIKNEDISSAVSELSSEKAPETVEIVRSAEFKPHAAEISSEYSVDTKEIQQTNGTVNDFINHFKNRFSRIREIIAAHVSANGNPLASLSLLNSFANGREVYIVGMVSRKIVTKNGNILAEIEDQESNAKIMFMKGTSNTSKALFEKAGNIVNDEVLAVKGKISGPFVIANEIVWPDVPILSQKKVDEDFAIAFLSDIHVGSKLFMEKNFSAMINWLNGNPAGRNLDLAGKIKYLVLAGDVADGIGVYPDQDRDLAIPDMYAQYRLLFNFLEQVPDYIEIFVLPGNHDSVQRAEPQPSLPKEIIGDFKKDNIHFLSNPAYITLHGLKILAYHGTSLDSIISNVPNNSYSRPEKAMVELLKRRHLSPIHGGNVTVPSPADGMVIDAVPDILHMGHIHKNGLTAYHGVQVINSGTWQDRTDFQVRQGHIPTPCIMPVFEAQKYKISSVDFSG
- a CDS encoding DNA polymerase II, large subunit DP2, with protein sequence MDSDEYFNEINASFNKAYEVAVKARSIGYDPKTTVEIRPAPDLASRVEGIIGIEGLADIIKAHADGKSRQELAFDIVRVICTDGKFEMEISSRLTLAVRIGLAILTEGILVAPTEGVQGVELHKNPDGTSYISVMYAGPIRGAGGTSAALSVALADFARKLLGIGSYKAQKTEVERCIEEIQIYNSRAARLQYLPGDEDIRTILSNCPVCIDGMPTEQLEVAIHRNVARLDAAGKQQMITNRVRGGICLVSCEGIAQKAKSVLKYTKMAGLDWSWLNKIIKVEKGTSKPGEDKKKTAVFLQELVAGRPVFAYPNHHGSFRLRYGRSRLTGIAAKGFSPATMAILDDFIAVGTQLKVEKPGKGCIAMPVDSIEGPFVKLDSGQALRINTYEDALRLRSSVKKILSVGDILVTYGDFKKTNTPLEPSSYVEEFWYEELKAAGFNGPMPSPASFKEALGYSKDYGVPMHPKYIYEYAEIQPPGLRALAESMAEADVEKSEDSIFGLKSITLSGNRIEEVREALETLCVPHMDYGDRIKIDADDAQSLAFTLGFTENGKLHLSNDVLGKYAEAQDSLQMLSAISPVKIMRRSTRIGGRMGRPEKAKSRLMKPAPNVLFPVGELGGKERSVSKAYSIESKKFDSKGIYAEVARFKCDKGGEYINSFYCRKHKSRATIERKCSVCGHLTNDKKCEKCGSKTNSSESKVLDLIEIVNAALSNLGIQAMPKNVKGVKSLMNGDMVPEPIEKGILRSLHDIHIFKDGTIRFDATDAPITHFYPNEIATPAERLKELGYKKDYMGNELKDDNQLVELMHQDVILNINCAEYFLKVSNFIDDLLVKYYGMQPFYNASKIQDLIGHYVITLSPHTSAGVLCRIIGFTKSNVGFAHPYVISARRRNCDGDEDTTMMLLDGLINFSRSYLPTTIGGTMDAPLILTINVMPEEVDDEVHAMEVSESYGLDFYKSTLSYANPSEVEVEIVANRLGKKSIFSNLKFTTPSSDKSINYAPIQSSYTKLKTMQDKINKQFELMDILYSIDRSDTARRLILSHFIPDLMGNLHSFSKQTFRCGNCNAKYRRVPLVGKCTKCGGKLLLTISKGGIEKYLETATDLANRYNLENYIKQRILLLRDEINAVFGITGPQEQTKQFNLTKFM
- a CDS encoding PHP domain protein, which encodes MELKNKEIADIFNNIAAMLGIDNSPSSKFEIRAYQRAALTIEGLQEDLGLIYGRGGIDALMELPGIGKGLAQKIEEYLKTGRIRKYEEMRKKYPIDFVELSKIEGLGAKKIGVLYKRLGVKDVETLKDALEKHKVRELAGFGAKSEEVLADGIKILESSKGRLLLGDVLPEAESIVSKLAGSGLAEGVVIAGSIRRMRETVGDIDILALSKSPEKVMDFFSGMDEVKSIISKGPTKTTVWLKIGTSCDLRVIEPDSFGAAIQYFTGSKNHNIGVRTIAVKKGYKLNEYGLFEKSGRLISSLNEETIYAKLGMQWIPPEMREDRGEIKLAQEHNIPDLIQLKDLMGDMHTHTKETDGMNTLEEMAAAAGAAGLAYFATTNHTKSLRVAKGMDEKRFEEFFKKIDSLNEKLGGRPTILKGAEVDILKDGSLDLSRAMLEKMDCVVAAVHSNFNMSYDEMTARVRKALDTGLVSILAHPTGRVINQREPYKIDLEKVAESAERGMVALEINSYPSRLDLNDTNILSLRGYNIMFSVDSDGHNVSHFGFLRYGIGTARRGWLTKANVINTMPLEKVRRFLAKKK